Proteins encoded in a region of the Tribolium castaneum strain GA2 chromosome 7, icTriCast1.1, whole genome shotgun sequence genome:
- the Est3 gene encoding putative esterase precursor, with translation MRLVLLAIFLTACQAELIVELPNLGKVEGRLTTMNGLKVHRFAGIPYAQPPVGENRFEAPKPVEPWDGVWKPDTTYRCMQFTRLPHMDEDHVIGEEDCLYLTVYTAHLNASFDVVVYIHGGDFATGYASVYEPDYFIDKNIVFVNLNYRLGPLGFLSTEDDVVPGNNGLKDQILALKFIKKYIQHFGGTPDSITLFGDGTSVNFHYLSPQSRGLFHRGWSMSGTMLVPWALMEQPLAQTKKLATIVGCGTDETMIKCLKSRPARQIALTVPRYQAWWYLSFAQFGPVIDSWATQPVLPTHPYQIIKNQQVYDVPWIASFTKSEGLYHLDEVYNNQLLTKLDDNWNKYIPAILYYNYTVDRDLQDEVSQKIRKYYLGEKKLSKKTFRELVAMFSDRIFINDIVKTAKLMAKSMKSPTYALKFEYRSMNSWFEHETESGRNFGAAHADDVPYIFNMGLFDTSRNHRDRAMIKIFVDLLTSFSDSSIPKVKKIEWPQVPKNATDDLTYLRIGAPSDVTVETSIRSTASFWDSLPIKENEKLP, from the exons ATGCGCCTGGTACTACTTGCGATATTCCTGACTGCTTGTCAGGCGGAACTAATCGTCGAATTGCCCAATTTGGGTAAAGTTGAAGGTCGGCTAACCACCATGAATGGGCTAAAAGTCCACCGGTTTGCGGGAATACCATATGCCCAACCACCGGTTGGAGAAAACCGATTTGAG GCACCCAAACCGGTGGAACCATGGGATGGTGTTTGGAAACCTGATACCACTTACAGATGTATGCAGTTTACCAGACTCCCACATATGGACGAAGACCATGTGATTG GTGAGGAGGATTGTCTTTATTTGACCGTTTACACGGCCCACTTGAATGCTAGTTTTGATGTGGTTGTGTACATTCATGGTGGTGATTTCGCGACTGGTTATGCCAGTGTTTACGAACCTGACTATTTTATAgacaaaaatatagttttcgTAAACTTGAATTATAGATTAGGGCCGTTAG GTTTTTTGAGTACTGAGGATGACGTAGTACCTGGCAATAATGGGCTCAAAGACCAAATCCTGGccttaaaattcatcaaaaaatatatccAACATTTCGGTGGTACTCCTGACTCGATCACACTTTTCGGAGATGGTACCAGTGTTAACTTCCATTACTTATCGCCACAATCCCGTGGCTTGTTCCACCGTGGTTGGTCCATGAGTGGTACCATGTTAGTACCATGGGCCCTAATGGAGCAACCTTTGGCCCAAACGAAAAAACTCGCCACTATCGTGGGTTGTGGTACCGATGAGACAATGATCAAGTGTTTGAAAAGTAGACCAGCCAGGCAAATTGCCTTGACAGTACCACGGTACCAAGCTTGGTGGTACCTGTCATTTGCCCAATTCGGGCCCGTGATTGACTCCTGGGCCACTCAACCGGTACTACCAACCCATCCCTACCAAATCATCAAAAATCAACAAGTCTATGACGTCCCTTGGATCGCCTCTTTTACAAAATCGGAAGGGTTGTACCATTTAGACGAAGTCTACAATAATCAACTTTTGACAAAGCTTGACGACAACTGGAATAAGTACATTCCAGCTATTTTGTACTATAATTACACCGTGGATCGGGATTTGCAAGATGAGGTGAGTCAGAAGATTAGGAAGTACTACCTTGGAGAGAAGAAATTGTCAAAGAAGACGTTTCGGGAGTTGGTGGCGATGTTTTCAGACCGGATTTTTATCAACGATATCGTCAAAACCGCCAAACTGATGGCAAAGTCAATGAAATCCCCTACCTATGCCTTGAAATTTGAATACAGGAGTATGAATAGTTGGTTCGAGCATGAAACAGAGAGTGGGAGGAATTTTGGAGCAGCTCATGCTGATGACGTCCCTTATATTTTCAACATGGGACTTTTTGATACAAGCAGAAACCACCGAGACAGAGctatgattaaaatttttgtcgatttgtTAACATCGTTTAGTGACTCGAG CAttccaaaagtaaaaaaaatagagtgGCCACAAGTACCAAAAAATGCCACAGACGACTTGACCTATCTAAGAATTGGAGCCCCGTCTGACGTAACTGTGGAAACGTCAATTCGAAGCACTGCCTCTTTTTGGGATTCGCTACCaattaaagaaaatgaaaaattaccctaa
- the LOC656604 gene encoding venom carboxylesterase-6, with product MKLILFLIVLIKSDLVVLGTTEPQVVLPTLGVLQGGFKTSLKGRTFYSFEGVPYARPPVGKYRFREPVPPKPWHGIWEAKTIHKCMQYYQYTPPGGDFVIGDEDCLYLNIYTPKLDTKANLDVIVYIHGGAFMFNWGGIQGPEYLLDKDVVYVNLNYRLGPLGFLSTENDLIPGNNGLKDQILALEWVQNHIVHFGGNPNSVTLVGMSAGGASVHFHYLSPKSRGLFHRGMSQSGTMLNAWVLMEQPMEKTQKLAILLGCPSDGKPMVECLKRRPGRQIVEMVKYYQPWLYNPFSPFGVVVDSWSKDPVLPDHPYSLIKNKQLVDLPWITSYTSSEGLYPASDFYIQEQYLNEIDTKWNQLLPFILDYNYTLDPKKHDEISQKIRRYYLGEKTVNRDNFLDFVRILTDRLFVYDIQKTVFLQNQVTKSPIFLYYFTYRGAHSKSEGRSGTSKDLGAAHGDDTSYIFKTKVDTTSTRQDREMVELFVEMLASFAKSGVPRVPIAWPQVPQTISQLTYLKIASPDNLTLETSVLGSTQFWDSLPIEENEKLLHGVKDEL from the exons ATGAAGTTAATTTTGTTCCTAATAGTGCTAATTAAAAGCGATTTGGTGGTACTTGGTACCACTGAGCCACAAGTGGTACTACCAACTTTGGGAGTACTCCAAGGAGGTTTTAAAACAAGTCTCAAAGGTCGTACGTTTTATTCGTTTGAAGGAGTACCTTATGCAAGGCCACCGGTCGGAAAGTACCGTTTCCGG GAACCAGTACCACCGAAACCTTGGCATGGCATATGGGAGGCCAAAACCATCCACAAGTGTATGCAGTACTACCAATATACACCCCCTGGGGGTGATTTCGTAATTG GCGATGAGGATTGTCTCTACTTGAACATTTACACCCCAAAGTTGGACACTAAGGCCAATTTGGACGTCATAGTGTACATCCATGGGGGCGCCTTTATGTTCAACTGGGGCGGCATCCAAGGGCCGGAGTACCTCCTAGACAAGGATGTAGTTTACGTGAATTTGAACTACCGTTTAGGACCTTTGGGTTTTTTGAGTACTGAAAATGACCTAATTCCGGGAAACAACGGTTTGAAAGACCAGATTTTGGCCTTGGAATGGGTCCAAAACCATATAGTCCATTTCGGGGGAAACCCAAATTCTGTGACTTTGGTTGGTATGTCAGCAGGGGGTGCTAGTGTTCATTTTCACTACTTATCGCCCAAGTCGCGTGGTTTGTTCCATCGAGGCATGTCACAAAGTGGTACCATGCTCAATGCCTGGGTACTAATGGAACAACCAATGGAAAAAACCCAGAAATTGGCCATTCTTTTGGGGTGTCCCAGTGATGGTAAGCCAATGGTTGAGTGTTTGAAACGAAGGCCGGGCCGACAAATTGTGGAAATGGTCAAGTACTACCAACCATGGTTGTATAACCCGTTTAGTCCATTCGGTGTTGTGGTGGATTCGTGGTCGAAAGACCCAGTCTTGCCCGACCACCCTTACAgtttgataaaaaacaaacagttGGTTGATTTGCCCTGGATTACGTCTTACACGAGTTCTGAAGGGTTGTACCCAGCATCCGACTTCTATATCCAGGAGCAGTACCTTAACGAAATTGACACCAAGTGGAATCAACTTTTACCATTCATTCTGGACTACAATTATACACTTGACCCCAAAAAACACGATGAGATTAGCCAAAAAATTCGGAGGTACTACCTTGGGGAGAAAACAGTCAACCGGGACAATTTCCTCGACTTTGTCCGAATTTTAACCGATCGTTTGTTCGTCTACGACATCCAGAAAACGgtatttttgcaaaaccaAGTCACAAAATCGCCGATTTTTTTGTACTACTTTACGTACAGAGGTGCTCATAGTAAGTCTGAAGGACGTTCGGGTACTAGTAAAGACTTAGGCGCCGCCCACGGCGATGATACTAGctatattttcaaaacaaaagttGATACTACTAGTACTAGGCAAGACCGGGAAATGGTCGAGTTGTTTGTTGAAATGTTGGCCTCATTTGCCAAATCAGG GGTACCACGAGTACCAATCGCCTGGCCACAAGTACCTCAAACTATTAGTCAACTGACTTATCTAAAAATTGCTTCCCCGGATAATCTCACGTTGGAAACGTCGGTACTTGGTAGTACCCAGTTTTGGGATTCGTTGCCAATTGAAGAAAACGAGAAGCTGCTCCATGGTGTCAAAGATGAATTGTGA
- the LOC656689 gene encoding venom carboxylesterase-6: protein MLLVVLLVLGTTLVGANLPQVTLPDLGQLEGTHGTSLKGRTFHKFEGVPYARPPVGKYRFREPVPPKPWQGVWQAKTLYKCMQNFQYTPPGGDFVIGDEDCLYLNIYSPNIDPKANLDVIFFIHGGCFMFNYAGFQGPEYLLDRDVVYVSVNYRLGPLGFLCTEDEVAPGNNGLKDQIFALQFVKKYIRYFGGNPDSVTISGMSAGGASVHFHYLSPKSRGLYHRGISQSGTMLNQWVLTEKPLEKAKKLAALLGCSTESSDKMVECLKWRPGRQIVEAVKEFQPWLYNPYTPFGPVVDSWAQDPVLPQHPYILIKEGKFTDLPWLASYTSSEGLYPASDFYIDEQYLEDIDRRWNEIVPFILDYNNTVESQLRDEVSQKIRKYYLGDKKVSRSTFMDFVKITTDRVFVDGVYNTIRMQAPLMKSPLYSYFFEYRGAHSRSESRTGTNKNFGAAHGDDTAYVFKTSVDTASTENDQKVVELLVDIFTSFAKNGVPKVPLEWPPVSRSTDSIIQLKIAGPNDLSLVESKFKNGDFWRSLPLMENEKLFENRKDEL from the exons ATGTTACTGGTCGTTTTACTGGTCTTAGGTACCACCCTTGTGGGTGCAAATTTGCCCCAAGTCACACTACCCGATTTAGGGCAACTTGAAGGTACCCATGGTACTAGCCTCAAAGGCCGTACTTTTCACAAGTTCGAGGGAGTACCATATGCAAGACCACCTGTCGGCAAGTACCGTTTCCGG GAACCGGTACCACCAAAACCCTGGCAAGGGGTATGGCAAGCCAAAACTTTGTACAAATGTATGCAAAACTTCCAGTACACGCCACCAGGGGGCGACTTCGTCATTG GCGATGAGGATTGTCTTTATTTGAACATTTATAGCCCCAATATTGACCCTAAAGCCAACTTGGacgtgatttttttcatacaTGGGGGctgttttatgtttaattatgCCGGTTTCCAAGGCCCTGAGTACTTACTGGACCGGGACGTAGTTTACGTCAGTGTGAACTATAGATTAGGCCCTTTGGGCTTTTTGTGTACTGAAGACGAAGTGGCACCCGGAAACAACGGGTTAAAGGACCAAATTTTCGCCCTCCAATTTGTCAAAAAGTACATTCGGTACTTTGGTGGTAACCCTGATTCGGTCACAATTTCGGGAATGTCAGCTGGGGGGGCAAGTGTACATTTCCACTACTTGTCGCCCAAATCGCGCGGGTTGTACCACCGGGGGATTTCCCAAAGTGGTACCATGCTCAACCAGTGGGTACTGACCGAAAAACCGCTcgaaaaagccaaaaaattgGCAGCTTTGCTGGGGTGTAGTACCGAAAGTAGCGACAAGATGGTGGAGTGTTTGAAATGGCGGCCTGGGCGACAGATTGTCGAAGCAGTGAAGGAGTTCCAGCCTTGGTTGTACAACCCCTACACGCCGTTTGGCCCAGTTGTGGACTCGTGGGCCCAAGACCCGGTACTACCCCAACATCCTTATATTTTAATCAAGGAGGGGAAATTCACGGATTTGCCTTGGTTGGCGTCTTATACGAGTTCAGAAGGGTTGTACCCAGCTTCAG atttttacATCGATGAGCAGTACTTGGAAGATATTGACAGGCGTTGGAACGAGATAGTACCCTTTATTTTGGATTATAACAACACTGTTGAGTCCCAGTTGCGAGACGAAGTCAGTCAAAAAATACGAAAGTACTACCTTGGTGATAAGAAAGTTTCAAGGAGTACTTTCATGGACTTTGTCAAAATAACCACAGATCGGGTTTTTGTCGATGGGGTTTATAACACAATCCGAATGCAAGCACCACTGATGAAGTCACCCCTTTATTCGTACTTTTTCGAGTACCGGGGGGCCCACAGTCGCTCCGAAAGTCGCACTGGTACCAACAAAAATTTCG GAGCTGCACATGGTGACGATACAGCTTATGTTTTCAAAACTAGTGTTGACACAGCAAGTaccgaaaatgaccaaaaggTGGTCGAACTCCTAGTTGATATTTTCACCTCTTTTGCCAAAAATGG agtACCTAAAGTACCACTTGAATGGCCCCCAGTTTCGAGAAGTACCGACTCGATAATTCAGTTAAAAATCGCAGGTCCGAACGACTTATCCCTAGTCGAGTCcaagtttaaaaatggcgATTTTTGGCGAAGTTTGCCGTTGATGGAGAACgaaaaactttttgaaaacAGAAAAGACGAActgtag
- the LOC656769 gene encoding potassium/sodium hyperpolarization-activated cyclic nucleotide-gated channel 1 — protein sequence MKKIQLPAPIREIPNHKCGLPIHGETLSYRIHSGLFVGFRRRLWKWKTVSNSIPESRTVLKSTAQIYIEEQRHFHRHPCIIHPYSQARFLWEMFMIPVFVLLFITIPVVLSNSKVNSGIVVVFYIKLGLDAISFLDIMLNFCTGYYDVKQQKIVLSAKEIAKSYILSYFIFDVISSTPCHMILHWLRRDEDNVWEMLTLLKLVRLPTLVNYLRKLGERWKMTSAMKFICFFLWVSVLLIWLTSLVFLVMRMWHSRSMVKARIDKFPMLFTFFRVVRCMMLVGVTEKMNTSTVVMVFQIGGFAMGAILQIVILSKLMQLFQKRASSKSKYNTLIEEIGEYMKFKELPTQLKDRILKYVDFKFQKHIFREEDVLNNLSSVLKQDILIHRCQKMVEKVEFFKDLPTHVLLRIVTKLRSEIFLPNDVIVLAGYAGHAMYFIYMGTVAVFTGHGKEICHLEDGGHFGEIALVINEPRVATVIAVKECELFKLSRRDFQEAIEPFPELNKKIRQLAMLRLESTLQILSENKEEIRIRHESMVETEDDEFIDTISI from the exons atgaaaaaaatccaactgCCGGCCCCAATCAGGGAAATCCCCAACCACAAATGTGGGCTCCCAATTCACGGGGAAACCCTGTCGTACCGCATCCACAGCGGCTTGTTCGTGGGCTTCCGCCGGCGGCTGTGGAAATGGAAAACCGTCAGCAACTCAATTCCGGAAAGCAGGACCGTACTCAAGTCCACGGCCCAAATTTACATCGAGGAGCAGCGCCACTTTCATCGCCACCCCTGTATAATCCATCCCTACAGTCAGGCGCGCTTCCTGTGGGAAATGTTCATGATTCCCGTTTTTGTTCTCCTGTTCATCACAATACCGGTCGTGCTCTCCAACTCCAAAGTCAATAGTGGAATAGTGGTGGTCTTCTACATCAAGCTGGGCCTGGATGCCATTTCCTTCCTGGACATAATGCTCAATTTCTGCACCGGGTACTACGATGTGAAGCAGCAGAAAATCGTCTTGTCGGCGAAGGAAATTGCAAAAAGTTACATCCTCTCCTATTTTATCTTTGACGTTATTTCGTCTACACCGTGTCATATGATATTACATTGGCTGAGACGGGATGAGGATAACGTCTGGGAAATGCTAACTTTGCTGAAACTTGTGCGGTTGCCGACACTTGTCAATTATTTGCGCAAATTGGGAGAG cgGTGGAAAATGACGTCCGCCATGAAGTTCATTTGCTTCTTCCTGTGGGTGTCAGTTTTGTTAATTTGGCTCACAAGTCTGGTCTTTTTGGTCATGAGAATGTGGCACTCTCGTTCAATGGTTAAGGCAAGAATCGACAAATTTCCCATGCTTTTCACATTCTTTCGAGTCGTGAGATGCATGATGTTAGTCGGCGTAACCGAGAAAATGAACACCAGTACTGTGGTGATGGTTTTCCAAATCGGTGGTTTCGCAATGGGCGCTATTTTACAAATTGTGATATTAT CGAAACTGATGCAGTTGTTCCAAAAGCGGGCCAGTTCCAAGAGCAAATACAACACTCTCATTGAAGAAATCGGAGAATATATGAAATTCAAGGAACTGCCAACGCAGCTGAAAGACCGCATTCTGAAATACGTGGACTTTAAGTTCCAAAAGCACATTTTCCGGGAGGAGGACGTCCTGAATAATTTATCCTCGGTCCTGAAGCAGGACATTTTGATACACAGGTGCCAGAAAATGGTGGAGAAAGTGGAATTTTTCAAGGACTTGCCCACTCATGTCTTACTTCGAATTGTGACAAAACTACGATCTGAGATTTTTTTGCCCAATGATGTGATCGTTCTGGCCGGATATGCAGGACATGCGATGTATTTTATCTACATGGGGACAGTGGCCGTGTTTACGGGACACGGGAAAGAG atTTGTCACTTGGAGGACGGTGGGCATTTCGGTGAAATTGCCCTGGTGATTAACGAGCCACGTGTTGCCACTGTCATTGCTGTGAAAGAATGCGAGTTGTTCAAGTTGAGTCGGAGGGATTTTCAAGAGGCGATTGAGCCGTTTCCtgaacttaataaaaaaatacggcAGTTGGCAATGCTCAGGCTTGAGAGCACGCTGCAGATTTTGTCGGAGAATAAAGAGGAGATAAGAATACGACACGAGTCGATGGTGGAGACCGAGGATGATGAGTTTATTGATACTATTTCGATTTAG
- the Mettl5 gene encoding rRNA N6-adenosine-methyltransferase Mettl5: MWPCVKLRLLEERLQCISSFEKPKILLEQYVTPPHLGAHMLYTVQSQYGDIGGKFVADLGCGCGALSIGAAVLDASLVVGFEIDEDALGTFQENVEDQDVGNIDCVQCDVVKMMPNRFHKTFDTVIMNPPFGTKHNSGIDMKFLEVALRLSNHVVYSLHKTSTRSHVLKVAESLGAKGEVLAELRYDLPSTYKFHKKKSVDIEVDFFRFVVK, encoded by the exons ATGTGGCCGTGTGTGAAATTGAGACTTTTGGAGGAGCGCCTTCAGTGCATCTCGTCGTTCGAAAAACCTAAAATTTTGCTTGAACAGTACGTGACTCCGCCCCACTTGGGGGCCCATATGTTGTACACCGTGCAG TCGCAGTATGGGGACATTGGGGGCAAGTTTGTGGCAGATCTGGGGTGCGGGTGCGGGGCCTTGTCAATTGGGGCCGCAGTCTTGGATGCAAGCTTAGTTGTGGGGTTTGAGATCGACGAAGATGCGCTAGGGACTTTCCAGGAAAATGTCGAGGATCAAGACGTTGGTAACATTGATTGTGTACAGTGTGATGTGGTTAAAATGATGCCAAATag GTTCCACAAAACGTTCGATACAGTGATTATGAATCCGCCGTTTGGTACTAAACATAATTCCGGCATTGATATGAAGTTTCTAGAAGTTGCGCTACGCCTCTCCAATCATGTTGTCTATTCTTTGCACAAAACTTCAACTAG GTCACATGTTCTGAAAGTCGCTGAATCTTTAGGAGCTAAAGGTGAAGTGTTGGCGGAATTACGCTACGATTTACCGTCTACTTATAAGTTTCATAAGAAGAAATCTGTTGATATTGAAGTGGATTTCTTCAGATTTGTggttaaataa
- the LOC107398479 gene encoding SOSS complex subunit C homolog, which translates to MAFPQPNAQRELANRKILEDLQLKKQLLLKQGVASTLNSSALPVLGSPNIQQTDGYSMSSLQRAALQTANSQSTGYFISQDSSFGNFILPVLPRFENSK; encoded by the exons ATGGCTTTTCCGCAACCGAACGCCCAGAGAG AACTCGCAAATCGCAAAATTTTGGAGGATTTGCAACTCAAGAAGCAGCTCCTGTTGAAACAAGGGGTTGCTTCGACGCTAAACTCGTCGGCTTTGCCGGTCTTGGGGTCCCCCAACATCCAGCAAACTGACGGTTATTCGATGAGTTCGCTGCAAAGGGCTGCCCTACAAACGGCAAACTCTCAATCAACTGGTTATTTCATCTCTCAGGACTCCTCCTTTGGTAACTTTATTCTCCCGGTGCTTCCCCGCTTCGAGAACAGTAAATAA